In Massilia violaceinigra, one DNA window encodes the following:
- a CDS encoding LysE family translocator, producing the protein MFGIHDLPLFIVSGLLLNIMPGPDSLLIMTRSATQGWRAGVAATLGIGAGTMIHVLAAALGLSAILSTSATAFMVVKYVGAAYIIYMAIGLLRSKRTDPAAVVTVPPLPYAKIFAQGFLTNVLNPKVAVFFLAFVPQFIAHDAPSKALAFVILGCIFNLNGMLWCTSLALFTAQASARIKVSPGVSLWLNRVTGGLFIWLGVKLALSKPN; encoded by the coding sequence ATGTTTGGCATCCACGACCTCCCCCTGTTCATCGTCTCCGGCCTGCTGCTCAACATCATGCCCGGACCCGACTCGCTCCTGATCATGACGCGCAGCGCCACGCAAGGCTGGCGTGCGGGCGTGGCCGCCACGCTCGGCATCGGCGCCGGCACCATGATCCACGTGCTGGCCGCGGCGCTCGGCCTGTCGGCCATTCTGTCCACCTCGGCGACCGCCTTCATGGTCGTCAAGTACGTCGGCGCGGCATATATCATCTACATGGCGATCGGCCTGCTGCGCAGCAAGCGGACCGACCCGGCCGCAGTGGTAACCGTGCCCCCGCTGCCGTACGCAAAAATCTTCGCGCAGGGCTTCCTGACGAATGTCCTGAACCCCAAGGTGGCGGTGTTCTTCCTGGCCTTCGTGCCGCAATTTATCGCGCACGATGCGCCCAGCAAGGCCCTCGCCTTTGTCATCCTCGGCTGCATTTTCAACCTGAACGGCATGCTGTGGTGCACCTCGCTCGCGCTGTTCACGGCGCAGGCCAGTGCCCGCATCAAGGTCAGCCCGGGCGTGTCGCTGTGGCTTAACCGCGTGACCGGCGGCCTGTTCATCTGGCTCGGCGTCAAGCTCGCGCTTTCCAAACCCAACTGA
- the trpD gene encoding anthranilate phosphoribosyltransferase: MPITPQEALLRCIEHREIFHDEMLHLFRQIMSGEMSPTMIAALTLGLRVKKETIGEIAAAAQVMREFSTKVPMADTTHLLDIVGTGGDGAHTFNISTTAMFVAAAAGARVAKHGGRSVSSSSGSADVIESLGANINLSPEQIAQSIAQTGIGFMFAPNHHAAMKHAAPVRRELGVRTIFNILGPLTNPAGAPNILMGVFHQDLVGIQVRVLQRLGAQHAVVVYGRDNMDEVSLGAATMVGELVNGEIREYEIHPEDFGLPMIASRNLKVANADESKIKMMEALNGEPGAAYDIVALNAGTALYAAGVASSIEDGLKKARAAIESGAARAKVDQFVQVTQRLGV; the protein is encoded by the coding sequence ATGCCGATCACTCCACAAGAAGCACTGTTGCGCTGCATCGAACACCGCGAAATTTTTCACGACGAGATGCTGCACCTGTTCCGCCAGATCATGTCGGGCGAAATGTCGCCGACCATGATCGCCGCGCTCACGCTCGGCCTGCGCGTGAAGAAGGAAACCATCGGCGAAATCGCCGCCGCCGCGCAAGTGATGCGCGAATTTTCGACCAAGGTGCCGATGGCCGACACCACCCACCTGCTCGACATCGTCGGCACCGGTGGCGACGGCGCCCACACCTTCAATATTTCGACCACGGCGATGTTCGTGGCCGCGGCCGCCGGTGCGCGCGTGGCCAAGCATGGCGGGCGCAGCGTATCGTCGTCGTCCGGCAGCGCCGACGTGATCGAGTCGCTGGGCGCCAACATCAACCTTTCGCCCGAGCAGATCGCGCAGTCGATCGCGCAGACCGGCATCGGCTTCATGTTCGCGCCCAATCACCACGCCGCCATGAAGCATGCGGCGCCGGTGCGGCGCGAGCTGGGCGTGCGCACCATCTTCAACATCCTGGGTCCCTTGACCAATCCGGCCGGCGCGCCGAATATCCTGATGGGCGTGTTCCACCAGGATCTGGTGGGCATCCAGGTGCGCGTGCTGCAGCGCCTCGGCGCGCAGCATGCGGTGGTGGTGTATGGGCGCGACAATATGGATGAAGTCTCGCTCGGCGCGGCCACCATGGTCGGTGAACTGGTCAACGGCGAAATTCGCGAATACGAAATTCATCCGGAAGACTTCGGCCTGCCGATGATCGCCAGCCGCAATCTCAAGGTGGCGAATGCGGACGAGTCGAAGATCAAGATGATGGAAGCGCTCAACGGCGAGCCGGGAGCGGCCTACGACATCGTGGCGCTCAATGCCGGCACGGCGCTGTACGCGGCCGGCGTAGCCAGCTCAATTGAAGACGGCCTGAAAAAAGCACGCGCCGCAATCGAATCGGGCGCCGCGCGCGCCAAGGTCGACCAGTTCGTCCAGGTGACCCAGCGACTCGGTGTCTGA
- a CDS encoding anthranilate synthase component II, producing the protein MLLMIDNYDSFTYNLVQYFGELGEEVATFRNDEITIDEISAMQPDRICISPGPKTPAEAGISVSILEQFKGKLPILGVCLGHQAIGAAFGGKVIRAKQVMHGKTSLIAHTGVGVFKNLPSPFTVIRYHSLAIERSSLPACLEVTAWTDDGEIMGVRHREFDIEGVQFHPESILSEHGHALLKNFLER; encoded by the coding sequence ATGCTGCTGATGATCGATAACTACGACTCGTTCACCTACAACCTGGTGCAGTATTTCGGTGAGCTGGGCGAGGAAGTTGCTACCTTCCGCAACGACGAAATCACGATCGACGAGATCAGCGCGATGCAGCCGGACCGCATCTGCATCTCGCCCGGTCCCAAGACACCGGCCGAAGCCGGGATCTCGGTTTCCATCCTGGAGCAGTTCAAGGGCAAGCTGCCGATCCTCGGCGTATGCCTCGGCCATCAGGCCATCGGCGCCGCGTTCGGCGGCAAGGTGATTCGCGCCAAGCAGGTCATGCATGGCAAAACTTCATTGATTGCGCACACCGGCGTGGGCGTGTTCAAGAATCTTCCGAGTCCGTTTACGGTCATCCGCTACCACTCGCTGGCGATCGAGCGCTCGTCGCTCCCAGCCTGCCTTGAGGTGACGGCATGGACCGATGACGGCGAGATCATGGGCGTGCGGCACAGGGAGTTCGATATCGAGGGTGTGCAGTTTCACCCCGAATCGATCCTGTCCGAGCATGGCCATGCCTTGCTGAAGAATTTTCTCGAACGCTAA
- the trpE gene encoding anthranilate synthase component I has protein sequence MTELEFKSLANEGFNRIPLISEAFADLETPLTLYLKLAQTQNVSKNTFLLESVVGGERFGRYSFIGLPASTVLRTFGTRTEIVKNGEVIETHDGNPLDFIEQYQARFKVALRPGLPRFCGGLAGYFGYDTVRHIERKLADTQPKDDLGLPDIQLMVTEELAVIDNLSGKLYLIVYADTTQPEAYSKARQRLKDLRMMLRRGVDAPVTSSSVRTEAVRDFSKEDYLKAVARAHEYVMAGDLMQVQIGQRIRKPYVDNPLTLYRALRSLNPSPYMYFYNFGDMQIVGASPEILVRNETAADGTKKVTLRPIAGTRPRGATPERDAELSKELLADPKEIAEHVMLIDLARNDLGRISETGSVKVTERMVVEKYSHVQHIVSNVEGTLKSGMSNLDVLRATFPAGTLTGAPKVRAMEVIDELEPTKRGIYGGACGYLSFGGEMDVAIAIRTGVIKDGMLYVQAAAGIVADSIPEMEWQETENKARAVLRAAEQVQDGLDGEI, from the coding sequence ATGACCGAACTCGAATTCAAATCGTTGGCCAACGAAGGCTTCAACCGTATCCCATTGATCTCGGAAGCCTTCGCCGATCTCGAAACGCCTCTCACGCTGTACCTCAAGCTGGCCCAGACCCAGAACGTCAGCAAGAACACCTTCCTGCTCGAATCGGTGGTCGGCGGCGAGCGTTTCGGGCGCTACTCCTTCATCGGCCTGCCCGCATCGACGGTGCTGCGCACCTTCGGCACGCGCACCGAGATCGTCAAGAACGGCGAGGTGATCGAAACCCACGACGGCAATCCGCTCGACTTCATCGAACAGTACCAGGCGCGCTTTAAAGTGGCGCTGCGTCCGGGCCTGCCGCGTTTTTGCGGCGGCCTGGCTGGCTACTTCGGCTACGACACCGTGCGCCACATCGAGCGCAAGCTGGCCGATACCCAGCCCAAGGACGACCTGGGCCTGCCCGACATCCAGCTGATGGTGACCGAGGAACTGGCGGTCATCGACAACCTGTCGGGCAAGCTGTATCTGATCGTGTATGCCGACACCACGCAGCCGGAAGCGTATTCCAAGGCGCGCCAGCGCCTGAAGGACCTGCGCATGATGCTGCGCCGTGGCGTCGACGCGCCGGTGACATCGAGCTCGGTGCGTACCGAAGCGGTGCGCGACTTCAGCAAAGAGGATTACCTCAAGGCGGTGGCCCGTGCCCACGAATACGTGATGGCCGGTGACCTGATGCAGGTGCAGATCGGCCAGCGTATCCGCAAGCCCTACGTGGACAACCCGCTGACCCTGTACCGCGCGTTGCGCTCCCTGAATCCGTCCCCGTACATGTACTTCTATAATTTCGGCGACATGCAGATCGTCGGCGCTTCGCCAGAGATTTTAGTGCGCAACGAAACCGCGGCCGACGGCACCAAAAAAGTCACGCTGCGCCCGATCGCCGGCACCCGCCCACGTGGCGCCACGCCGGAACGCGACGCCGAACTGTCGAAGGAACTGCTGGCCGACCCGAAAGAGATCGCAGAACACGTCATGCTGATCGACCTGGCGCGCAATGACCTGGGCCGCATCTCCGAAACCGGCAGCGTCAAGGTCACCGAGCGCATGGTCGTGGAAAAATACTCGCATGTGCAGCACATCGTCTCGAACGTCGAAGGTACTTTGAAGAGCGGCATGTCCAACCTGGACGTGCTGCGCGCGACCTTCCCGGCCGGCACCCTGACCGGCGCGCCCAAAGTGCGCGCCATGGAAGTGATCGACGAACTCGAACCGACCAAGCGCGGCATCTACGGCGGCGCCTGCGGCTACCTGTCCTTTGGCGGCGAAATGGACGTGGCGATCGCGATCCGCACCGGCGTGATCAAGGACGGCATGCTGTACGTGCAGGCCGCCGCCGGCATCGTGGCCGATTCGATCCCCGAAATGGAATGGCAGGAAACCGAAAACAAGGCGCGTGCGGTCCTGCGCGCAGCCGAGCAAGTGCAAGACGGCCTGGATGGGGAGATCTGA
- a CDS encoding phosphoglycolate phosphatase yields MTNFIQSIHAPIRAAIIDLDGTMLDTLPDFHVAINAMRGQFGYAPIAHEQIALMIGKGSENLIRAVLALEHDATGVEQRFDEAMALYQRHYLAINGDHSLLYDGVLDGLDAMKADGLRLACVTNKPIAFATPLLAQKGLAEYFEIVYGGDSLPRKKPDPMPLLQVCADFDLAPSQVVAIGDSSNDAEAARRAGCFVLTVPYGYNHGQAIHETDSDGIVTSLVEAATLIRSHNHNTY; encoded by the coding sequence ATGACCAATTTTATCCAGTCGATCCACGCCCCGATTCGCGCGGCCATCATCGATCTCGATGGCACCATGCTCGATACCCTGCCCGACTTCCATGTCGCCATCAACGCCATGCGCGGACAATTCGGCTACGCGCCGATCGCGCACGAGCAGATCGCGCTGATGATCGGCAAAGGCTCCGAAAACCTGATCCGCGCCGTGCTCGCGCTGGAACACGACGCCACCGGTGTCGAACAGCGCTTCGACGAGGCCATGGCGCTCTACCAGCGGCACTACCTGGCGATCAACGGCGACCATAGCCTGCTGTACGACGGCGTGCTCGACGGGCTCGACGCCATGAAAGCCGACGGCCTGCGCCTGGCCTGCGTGACCAACAAGCCAATCGCCTTTGCTACGCCGCTGCTGGCGCAAAAAGGCCTGGCGGAGTATTTCGAAATTGTGTACGGCGGCGACTCGCTGCCACGCAAAAAACCGGACCCGATGCCGCTGCTGCAGGTGTGCGCCGACTTCGATCTGGCGCCGTCGCAGGTGGTGGCGATCGGCGACTCGTCCAACGACGCCGAGGCCGCTCGTCGAGCTGGATGCTTTGTGTTGACGGTACCGTATGGTTATAACCACGGGCAGGCTATACACGAAACAGATTCCGATGGTATAGTTACCTCACTTGTAGAAGCGGCAACCCTGATTCGTTCCCACAACCACAACACATACTAA
- a CDS encoding winged helix-turn-helix transcriptional regulator → MTVPKPGRPVRGSHTGRPIMALLDLLGRRWVMRIIWELRDTPLTFRQLRECCDDMSPTVLNLRLRELRETGILDTAESGGYTLSPSGASLLKAMMPLLRWSDDWHKMLISKEADASE, encoded by the coding sequence ATGACTGTTCCAAAACCGGGTCGACCGGTACGCGGCTCGCACACGGGGCGGCCGATCATGGCCTTGCTCGATTTGCTTGGCCGGCGCTGGGTAATGCGCATCATCTGGGAGCTGCGCGATACGCCGCTGACGTTCCGTCAATTGCGTGAGTGCTGCGACGATATGTCGCCGACGGTGCTCAATCTGCGCCTGCGAGAACTTCGCGAAACCGGCATCCTCGACACTGCGGAATCCGGCGGCTACACCTTAAGCCCGAGCGGAGCGAGCTTGTTGAAAGCCATGATGCCTTTGCTGCGATGGTCTGACGACTGGCACAAGATGCTCATCTCGAAAGAAGCGGATGCATCCGAATAA
- a CDS encoding carboxymuconolactone decarboxylase family protein yields the protein MSTTRIVPLEAPYEDAVAETFKRFLPPGMEPLKLFRTQAHNPRVLQRMFAGNLLDQGSIDLRARELIILRTCARCGSEYEWGVHVALFAERAALSTTDVAATLGSDPEHSALPAHEGLLLKAVDELHDSSTISDGLWDELARHYSSAQILEIIALTGNYHAISFVTNAARVELETFAPRFSR from the coding sequence ATGTCGACCACCAGAATTGTTCCGCTTGAAGCCCCGTATGAAGATGCGGTTGCCGAGACATTCAAGCGATTCCTGCCACCGGGCATGGAACCGCTGAAATTATTCAGAACGCAGGCGCACAACCCGCGCGTGTTACAGCGCATGTTTGCGGGAAATCTGCTCGACCAGGGATCAATCGATCTGCGTGCACGGGAACTGATTATTTTGCGTACCTGTGCGCGCTGTGGTTCCGAATATGAATGGGGTGTGCACGTCGCGTTGTTCGCGGAGCGGGCGGCATTGAGCACCACCGACGTGGCGGCAACGCTTGGCAGCGATCCTGAACATAGTGCCTTGCCCGCGCACGAGGGATTGCTTTTAAAGGCGGTGGACGAACTGCACGACTCGTCCACCATCTCCGACGGGCTATGGGATGAATTGGCGCGGCATTATTCGTCAGCGCAGATCCTTGAAATCATCGCGCTGACCGGAAATTACCATGCGATCTCGTTCGTGACGAATGCCGCCAGGGTGGAACTGGAAACGTTTGCGCCGCGTTTCAGCCGTTGA
- the rpe gene encoding ribulose-phosphate 3-epimerase, with protein sequence MTTFRIAPSILSADFARLGEEVRNVVASGADIIHFDVMDNHYVPNLTIGPLVCQAIRPHVQVPIDVHLMVKPVDRLIPDFAKAGANIITFHPEASEHIDRSLQLIRDNGCKAGLVFNPGTPLHFLDHVMDKIDMILIMSVNPGFGGQSFIPEALKKIALARRMIDDSGRDILLEVDGGIKIDNIAAAAAAGADTFVAGSAIFGQPDYKAVIDAMRVELAKVGPQGRA encoded by the coding sequence ATGACCACTTTCCGCATCGCTCCCAGCATTTTGTCCGCCGATTTCGCCCGCCTGGGCGAGGAAGTCCGCAATGTTGTCGCCTCGGGCGCCGACATCATTCACTTCGACGTCATGGACAACCATTATGTTCCCAACCTGACCATCGGCCCGCTGGTGTGCCAGGCGATCCGCCCGCACGTGCAGGTGCCGATCGACGTGCACCTGATGGTCAAGCCGGTCGACCGCCTGATCCCGGACTTCGCCAAGGCTGGCGCGAACATCATCACCTTTCACCCGGAAGCGTCCGAGCATATCGACCGTTCGCTCCAGCTGATTCGCGATAACGGCTGCAAGGCCGGCCTGGTATTCAATCCCGGCACACCGCTGCACTTCCTCGACCATGTGATGGACAAGATCGACATGATCCTGATCATGTCGGTCAATCCGGGCTTCGGCGGCCAGTCCTTCATTCCGGAAGCGCTGAAGAAAATCGCGCTGGCGCGCCGCATGATCGACGACTCCGGCCGCGACATCCTGCTCGAAGTCGACGGCGGCATCAAGATCGACAATATCGCCGCCGCCGCGGCTGCCGGCGCGGATACCTTCGTGGCCGGTTCGGCGATTTTCGGCCAGCCGGACTACAAGGCCGTCATCGACGCCATGCGCGTGGAGCTGGCCAAGGTCGGTCCACAGGGCCGCGCGTAA